The Pelagovum sp. HNIBRBA483 sequence GGATCGGCTATGACTGGATCGTGGTTGATACCGAGCACGCTGCACGGGGCGTAATGGACGTGCTGCCCGCTTTGCAGGCGATGGCGGCCTATCCGCGCACGACGCCGGTGGTGCGGGTTGTCGAGAACAGTGCCGCAACCATCAAGCGGGTGCTGGATTTTGGCGCGCAGACGATCCTTGTTCCTTATGTGCAAAACGCCGAAGAGGCCGAAGCGGCTGTGCAAGCAGTGCGCTATCCGCCCGCAGGGATGCGCGGCGTGGCCGGTGGCACGCGGGCGGGGCGCTACGGACAGATCAAGGATTACCATGCGCGGGCCAATGAGGAGATTTGCTTGATCGTTCAGGTGGAAACGCTGGAAGCGGCCGATCATCTGGAAGACATCGCGCTGACGGACGGGGTTGATGGTGTGTTCATCGGGCCTGCCGACCTGTCGGCCAGCATGGGCTATCCGGGCCAGGCGGGGCATCCGACGGTAAAGGAAAAGATCGCCGAATTGATCGGGCGCTTGAACGCGGTGAAAGTGCCTGCGGGCATTCTTGCAACCGATCCGGCCTATGCGAAAACCTGTATCGAGCTGGGCACTGCCTTTACCGCTGTTGGTCTGGACCTGCCGTTGATGCTGAACGCGGCGCGTGGGCTCGCGGCGGAGTTTGGACGAGGGCCGGCGGATGGCACGGCTTAAGGACAGGATTGCCCAAGGGCGCGGTGATGCGCCTGCCGATTTGGTGCTTAGGGGTGGGCGGGTCTTTGACCTGATCACCGGCGCGTTCCTTGAAGGGGACGTGGCGATTTGTGGTGATACCATCGTTGGCACCTGTGGTGCCTATGAGGGCAAAGAGGTGGTGGATGTTACCGGCCTGACGCTGGTGCCGGGGTTCATCGACACGCATTTGCATGTGGAATCGAGCCTGATCACGCCGTTTGAATTTGACCGCTGCGTGACGCCACGCGGGATCACCACGGCGATATGTGATCCGCATGAGATTGCCAATGTGATCGGGACGGCGGGCATTCGCTACTTTCAGGAGGCGAGCCAGCATCTGTTGATGGATTTGCGGGTGCAGCTTTCCTCCTGTGTGCCATCGACCGATATGGAAACAGCTGGTGCGCGGATCGAGGCGGAGGATCTGGCGCCGTTGATGGGGCATCCCTCTGGCATCGGGTTGGCGGAGTTCATGAATTACCCGGGTGTGATCCACCGTGATCCGGCGGCGCTGGCGAAGCTGCGGCTGTTTGAGGGTGGGCATGTGGACGGGCATTGCCCGATGCTGAGCGGCAAAGACCTCAATGCCTATATCGCGGCGGGGATCAGCACCGAGCATGAGGCGACCACCGCCGAGGAAGCCCGCGAGAAGCTGCAAAAGGGGATACGCGTGCTGATCCGCGAGGGATCGGTGAGCAAGGATTTGGAAGCGCTGGCGGAGGTGCTGACCGAGACGACCGCGCCCTATATGTGCCTTTGTACCGATGACCGGAACCCGCTGGATATCGGAGAGCATGGGCATCTGGATTACATGATCCGGCGGTTGATCGAAAAGGGCGTGCCGCCTCTGGCGGCTTATCGCGCGGCGTCGCTTTCGGCGGCGGAGGCCTTTGGCCTAAAGGATCGCGGTGTGATCGCGCCCGGCAAGCGGGCGGATATTGTGGCGCTTGGGTCTTTGGAGGCCTGTGACGCGCAAATGGTCTTTGCTGGCGGCGTGAGGGCCGATGCGGCGGCGTTTGCGGCACGGGAGGTGATCCCCGTGGTGGGGCGCGGCTCGGTCCATGCGCCGAAGGTCAGCGCGCGGGAGTTCCGCCATGGTGGAAACCATGTGGATACGGATGTGATCGGGGTGATCGAGGGGAAGATCATCACCGATCACCTGTATGTCGATATCGAGATCGAGGATGGCGACAAGCGCCCTGACCGGACGCGCGATCTGGCGCGGATCGCGGTAATCGAGCGGCATGGCAAGAACGGCAACATTGCCACCGGCTTTGTGCGCGGCTTTGGGATCGAGGACGGGGCGATTGCCTCGACCGTGTGCCATGACCATCACAACATCGCCTGCGTGGGGATGAATTACGACGATATGGCGGTGGCGGCGAACCGGCTTTCGGAGATCGAGGGCGGGTTTGTCGTGGTGCAGAACGGTATGGTGTTGGCCGAGCTGGCGCTGCCGGTGGCAGGGTTGATGAGCCTTGAGAGCTTTGAGGTGGTGCGCGAGCGGCTGGTGGCGCTGCGCACCGGCGCGCGGCGGTTGGGGGTGCGGCTGGAGGAGCCGTTCTTGCAACTGGCGTTCCTCGCGCTGCCGGTGATTCCGCGGCTGAAGATCACGGATCGTGGTATGGTGGATGTGATGAAGTTCGAGATTATCGGATGAGTGGAATTCTCATCAGGGATGCGACCGAGGCGGATATTCCTGCGCTGACGGTGATCCATAACTGGGGCGTGCGGGAAACGACCGCGCTGTGGACCACGCAGGAGGTCGATGCGGGCGAGCGCCGCGCGTGGCTGGAAGAGCGCCGTCGCGCGGGATTGCCTGTGCTCGTCGCGGAATCGGAGGCGGGGGTCTTTGTGGGATATGCGGCCTATATGCCGTGGCGGGCGAAGGACGGCTACCGACTGACGGTGGAGCATTCGGTCTACGTCAGTCCCGGATATGCGGGGAAAGGAATCGGCCGGGCCTTGATGCGCGAGCTGGTCGAACGGGCGCGGGCGCAGGGCCTCCATGCGATGGTTGGGATGATCGAGGCGGAGAACGCGGCCTCTATCGCCTTGCACGAGCGCTTCGGATTTGAGATCGTTGGGCAGATGCCGCAAGTGGGCCAGAAATTCGGGCGGTGGCTCAACCTGACGATCATGCAGTTGACCTTGGATGGAAGAGAGACGCCAGAAACGCCTCTTTAATTATCCACAAAGTTGATTTATTACTTCCGCGCAAACAGAAAAGGAGAATGATCATGTCCGCGACTTACCGTTGTGACAAATGCGGGATGGGGGTGAATGCCACCTGTGCCGACTGTAACGAGCCGCTGGTGAATGACACGCTCACCAAGGATGATGGCAGCACGGTGCAGATTTCGCGCTGCCCAAAATGCGAGGGCAAGATCAAGTCTCCGATGTGCTGCGGGCAGGATATGACCTGCGCGATCTGAGCTTGCATTGAATAACCCCGGCGCGTGGGGTAGCACGCGCGTGTGCGCCGCCGGTGGGGCGGCGCAAGACCCCGGACAGGAGTAAGAGAATGGCCAGCAGCCTGAGCCAGTTGCGCGAAATGACAACCGTTGTGGCCGATACCGGCGATGTGGATGCGATCAGGGCGTTGAAGCCGATCGACTGCACCACCAACCCGAGTATCATCCTCAAGGCGTTGCAAAGCCCGGCTTTCGAGGCGCTTGTCACGAAGGAGATCGAGGCAGGCAAGGCGGCAGGCAAGAGCCCCGAGGACATCGCCTTCGCGCTGACGATTGGCGTGGGAACGGAGCTGGCAGGCTTGGTGCCGGGGAAGGTATCCACCGAAGTGGACGCGAACCTGTCGTTCAACACCGAAGCCTCTGTCGCCAAGGCGCGGGCGCTGGTGAAGGCGTATGAGGAAAACGGCGTTGGCCGTGAAAAGATCTTCATCAAGCTGGCCTCTACTTGGGAAGGCATCCGTGCCGCCGAGATCCTGCAAGGCGAGGGCATCGAATGTAACCTGACGCTGTTGTTCTGCATGGCGCAGGCAGTGGCCTGTGCGGACGCGGGCGCGTCGCTGATTTCGCCTTTTGTGGGCCGGATCACCGATTTCTATGCGGCACGCGATGGCAAGACCTTCGGGCCGGACGAAGATCCGGGCGTTTTGTCGGTGCGCAGCATTTATGACTACTACAAGTCCAACGGCATCAACACGATCGTGATGGGCGCGTCCTTCCGGAATATCGGGCAGGTCAAGGCGCTTGCGGGCTGCGACCGCCTGACGATTTCGCCCGCGCTGCTGGAAGAGCTGGACGCCGAAGACGCGCCGCTGGAGCGGGTGCTTGCGCCGGAGAACGCCTCTGGCGTGGCGAAAATTCCGATGAGCGAAGCTGATTTCCGCTGGGCGCTGAACGCTGATGAAATGGCGACGGAGAAGCTTTCGGGCGGTATTCGCCAGTTCGACGCGGACCATCAGAAGCTGCTTAAGCTGATCGCGGAGCGGCTGGCTTAAGCCTTGGCCTAAGCCAGACAAAGTAGACTGTTCAGGAGGCGCGCAGGCCAAGCAGGCTGCGCGCCTCTTTGCATGTAGCGACGGGCCTATCGTGCGCCGCGCAGAGTTCGGCGGCGCGGGCCACCAGCGCGGCGTTTGAGGGGGCGAGGGTGGTGCGGTCGAGCCTCACGTTATCCTCCAACCCCGTGCGGACATGACCGCCCGCAACTATGGCCCATTCATTCAATGTGATCTGATTCCGCCCGATGCCTGCGGCGCACCACGGCGTGCCGGGGGCGAGGCGGTTGAGGGTTTCGATATAAAAATCGAAGGTGGGGCGATCCACCGGCATGGCATTTTTCACGCCCATCACGAATTGCACATAGAGCTGGCCGTAGAGCTTGCCCGCCTTGTGGAGCGCAACCGCCTGATGGATGTGGGAGAGGTCAAACGCCTCGATCTCTGGCGTGACGTGGTAGCGCTGCATCTCGGCGGCGAGCCAGTACACCAGATCGGGTGGATTGTCATAGGTGCGGGTGGGGAAATTCACCGAGCCTACCGAGAGCGAGGCCATATCCGGCGCGAGGGGCAGCATTCCGCCGCGTTCCTTCCCTGCGCCGGAGCGCCCGCCGGTGGAGAACTGGATGATCATATCAGGGCAGTGCTGGTGGATGCCTTCCATCAAGCGGGCAAACTTTTCGGGCTCGGATGACGGGGTTTCATCATCATTGCGGACATGGGCGTGAACGATGCTGGCACCTGCCTCATAGGCGGCATGGGTGCTTTCGACCTGTTCGGTGACGGTGATCGGCACGGCGGGGTTATCGGACTTGTGCGGCAGGGAGCCGGTGATTGCGACGCAGATGATGCAAGGGGTGGTCATGGGAGCTCCGCTCGTTGTTGAAGCAAAGCTAGGGCAGGTGGCGGCGGCTGGCTAGGGGGAGGTGTGCGCCCGAGCCCGAGGGTGGGCGTGTGGCGGCTGGCTCGATGCGCGGAGCTTGGCGTTTGGTTGGCGGCGATGACAACGTGCGAGCGGAATGCGCCCGCCCTTGGGGGCGGGGTCGGGCGCATACCGGATCGCGGTGCGATTCGGTGGTGGTTATTGTGTTTTGCGCGGATGGGTTTCTTTCAATGCCGTGAGCACCCAAAGGCCGGACAGAACCATTGCGCCGCCGGTAAACCAGAAGCCTGCTGCAAGGGTGCCTGTGGCATCTGCAATCAGGCCAATGGCGAGCGCGCCGATGGCGTAGCCCAGATCACGCCAGAAGCGATAAGTGCCGAGCGCTGAGCCGCGCCATGCGGGGTGGGCGAGATCGCCCATCGCGGCGATCAGGGTCGGGTAGAGGAGCGCCATGCCAACGCCTGTGATCACGGCGGCGATGGCCCATGCGGTGACGGTGGCGAGGAGGGGAAAGGCAAAGACGCCAGCCGCACAAAGGAAGAAGCCTGTTACGATGGGGATTTTGCGGCCGATACGGTCTGACAGGGGGCCGGTCCAGAGCTGGCTCGCGCCCCAGACGAGGCCGTAGAGGCCGGTGATCCATCCGATCTGGATCAGGCTTGCGCCTTTGGAGATGAGGAACGCGGGCACCAGCGCCCACATCAGCGCATCGACGAATTTTTCAACGCTACCTGCCTGTGAGAGCGCCATGAAGCTGCGGTTGCGCCATGTGACGAGCGCGAAGATTTGCGCGGTGGTTGGGTTTGCTGGGCCTTGGGCATAGCTGCCGGTTGCGGTGGGGGTGGCGCTCAGGCGGGCGGCCTCGGCGCGGGCGAAGGGCAGCGTTTCGGTAAAAGCGAGGCGGGCGGCGATGAGGGCAAGCAAGATCACCGTCAGGCCGAAAACGAACAGGGTCATCCGCGGGGCGAAGCTGCTGGCAAGCGCGGCGGTAGCGAGCCCCGCCAGCGCGACGCCGCTATAGCCTGCGAACTCGTTGAAGCCCGTGGCGAGGCCGCGCTCGCGGGCGGTGACGATATCCATTTTCGCGGTGACGGTCATTGACCATGCAAAGCCCTGATTGACGCCCAAGAGCACATTCGCCGCGACGATCCAGCCCCATGAGGGCGCCAGAAGGATCATGAAAGGGATCGGGAGTGCCACGAGCCAGCCCCAGATCAGCACCGGCCTGCGGCCGACACGTTCAGACAGGCGGCCAGAGACGAAATTCATCGCGCCTTTCACCACGCCGAAGGACACCACGAAGGCCATCAGCGCGGTGACGGAGCCTTGCGCCACGCCGAACTCGCTTTCCGCCAGCGCGGGGATCACGGTGCGTTGCAGGCCGATGGTGAGGCCCACGAAGAGGACTTGCAGGAGTTGCTCGGCGAAGGGGCGGAGGTTGGCGCGCAGGCCGAGGGCATAGTCTTTTTCGGGCAAGGGGCCGTCTCCTCGGTTGCAAATATTGGCCTGCTTGATAACATTCAAGCAATTACTTGAATGATTATGGTGTGGAGGCGGGCGATGTCAACAGGGGCAAAAATGGCGCTGCTGGAGGAATATGCCTCCATCGCGCGGGTGCTTGGGACGCCGGCGCGGCTGCAAATGCTGGAAGCATTGGCGCAGACCGAGCGTGGGGTGGAGGCGCTGGCGGAGCGGACGGGATTAAGCGTGGCAAACTGCTCGCAGCATTTGCAGCAATTGCGGCGCGCGGGGCTTGTCACTGGGCGGCGCGACGGCAAGCAGGTGATCTACGCGCTTGCGGATGAGGCGGTGCTGGGCGTGATGGCAGGGCTGAAGGTGCTTGCCACGCGCAACAAGCAACAGGTGCGTGACATCCTTGCAGCGCTCGTGGGAGATACTGGCGAGACAGAAGCGGTGAGCCGCGCATGGTTGGAGCCGCGCTTGGCGGACGGGCGGGTGACGGTTCTGGATGTGCGCCCCGAGGACGAGTTCAATGCAGGACATATTTCCGGCGCCTACCGATTGCCGCCGGAGCAGATCGAAGCCGCTGCTGCGCATTTGCCCAAACTGGTGGAGGAGGTGATTGCGTATTGCCGTGGGCCATACTGCATTTACGCCGAGCAGGCAGCGGCGGCACTGCGGCGCACGGGGATACGCGCACGGGTGATGGAGGGGGGCTTCCCCGAGTGGCGGCGTGAGGGACGACCCGTAACGCACGAATTTGATAACGCCCCCTAGCGAGGCTGAATGCTTAACGTGACGTCAACGAAACGTTCTGTTTCGTTGACTTGTAGCGGTTTGGTCTGGTATCCTTTTTGGTGAATAATATAATAATAACTATCGCATAAATTGAATATATTGCGTTTCCTGCGAGTTGCATTTGACCGCGTGAACCATTTTTCAAAAGCCCGACGCGGGCGTGGTAGAGGCAGGTTTAAGACAGGCAATAAACCCCGCGCAGGGTGTTTGAGAGTATGCCTGTCGGTGTTGTTGGGATTTCTGACAGGCGCGTTTTAATTGAACCGCGGGGGGCTGGTTCGCATGGAAAAACGATCGTTTGATACGGTTTTGCGCCGACCTCCGAATAGGCTTTGGGGGAGGCTGCAATGGCAACGGATTCGACAAGTGAGGTCATTCTAAGCGACGAGGAACTGTTCCGCGTCAGCACGGATTTAGAAGATTACGCACCTGGATCGACCGCGATCATCACCGCCGAGGGCGTTGATGTGGGCGGGTCTGTCACGTTCGAGGTGGAGCATGTCACCGATGCGGGTGAGGACGGTGTTTACGGCACTGCCGATGATACCACTGTAGACCTTGGCGGTGACGGTCATGACAGTTGGACGGTCGTGGACGGCGGGGAAGGTGATCTGGATGGCGAGGCCAATGGGGCCATCGTCACCAGCTGGTATGTGAACCCCGACGACAGCCTCGACGAGACGTTCCTCCTCAGCGCGGATGACGGGACGGACGTGACCTATGATAGTTTTACGGATAGCCACACGCCGGAGCTTGAGGCTGTTGTGGATAACGATCCTGATGCTGATTACCTGCCGCTTTTGAACTGGAACGACCACGGCACGATTGGCGATGCATGGTTCGTTCAGGGGCATGTACACGATACAGACAGCACCGGAACCGGCAATATCCTGCCGTTCGTGCGGATTCAGAGCACGGAATCGGAGGAGGGATATAATTCTTCCTATCGTCCGACCGAGTTTGACGAAGATACCAATGACAACTGGAACCATGATCTCCTGTTAGAGCAGATCCCGATCGTCACTGGGATTGACGTCGACCTTGACGGGATCATTGATGTGGCGGAAGGCGAGGCTTTCTACCAGTTTCGGCTCGATCTGAACGAGAAGAACAGCACACAAGGCGTGCATGTGTCACTGGACGAGCTGCAAATCTACCTTGGCACCTCGGGCGGCTATCATGATTTTACCATTGATGAGGGGTTCTATAACGGCGACGACACGTTGGACTCTTTGTCGGTTTACAATCTCGATGCGACCTTTGGTGAGGATGTCTATATCCTGATCAACGACGTTGAGCCGGGGAGCGGTCGCTCGGATATGTATTTCTACCTGTCGGTGGATGATGTCGCAGCCGCGACGGGTGGCGATGATGAGTGGACGCATCTCTATCTCTATTCGAAATTCGGCGAGAACCATGCGTCTGATGCGACCTTCGAGGAATGGTCCGTCAGCAAATGGGCTGCCATTGATCTGGAGAAATACGTCAGCGTTGACGGGCAAACGTCGTGGCATGATGCTGACAGCGCTACGGGGCCGGAAACCTACGAGGGTGATGACGTCTGGTTCAAGTTCACCATCGAGAATACGGGCAACGTTGATCTGACGAATGTGTCCCTGACGGATGACATTTTTGGTGAGTTGCTGCCCGCAGGCTCCGTAGTGGGGATCACTGGCGATACCGACAGTGACGGCGTTCTGGATTTTGATGAGACATGGGAGCTGATCTACGGGCCGGAGGATGCGATCCTTGGGCAACATGTGAACATTGCGACGGTGACAGCCTCGGCCAGCGGGTTCGATGACCTGAGTGACAGTGATGCAGCGCACTATTTTGGTAATCCGAAGGTCAATATTTTCGGCTCGAAGTTCGAAGACGACGATGGCGACGGGGTGCAGGACGCGGGCGAGGATGCACCGGCGACCTCGTTCCAGATGGGGCTTTATATCGTCACCACGGCTGCTGATGGCAGTGAGAGCGTGAGCGCAGTACAGGCGACGGTTTGGACGGATACGAACGGGGATTTCGCGTTCAACGATCTGGCGCTGCTGGCGGACAATCAGGAATACCGCGTGCGTGAGCTGGGGTATGAGGATGCCGAAGGTGCCTTCGTCGCGATTGATGCGACGGAGAGCGATTGGGTCGCGACGACGGCGAACCCTGTGGACATTGATCCGAGCGCCAATGCGGACGGGATTTACAATATCAGCTTTGGGAATTTCGATCTCTTCGACCTGTCCGGCACGAAATACGAGGACATGGATGGCGACGGGGATATGACGGATGTTGATCCCGGCTGGGGCGGTGTGACCGTGTTCATTGACCAGAACGACAACCAGACGCTGGACGAAGGCGAGCTGTCGACCACCACGGCGGGTAATGGCTCGTGGTCCTTCACGGGGCTGGATGCGTCCTATGCGGGTGGCGTCGTGATGGAGGAGGTGCCGGATGGCTCCTACCAGACCTATGGCAACGCGGGCTATACGGTGACGGGCACTTCTGGCGCGGATCAGTCGGGGCTGGATTTTGCCAATACGAAATACGGCAAGATCACCGTCAAGAAATACATCGACGCGGATGGCGACCTTGGCACGACTGGCGACCAGACGGTGAAAGCGGGCTGGAGCATCGGGCTGTTTGACGCGAATGATGTGCAGATCGGTGCATCGGTGGATACGGATGCCAACGGCGTTGTTGTCTTCGATAACCTTGCCCCGGGCACCTATACGGTGAAGGAAGCAACGCCGGAGGGCTGGAAGGTTCTGGGCGATGCGGAAGTGACGCTGAGCGATCTGGAGTCGGGCTTCGACGAGACTGTGGACTTCTACAACTTCGAGCTCTTTGACCTGTCCGGCACGAAATACGAGGACATGGATGGCGACGGGGATATGACGGATGTTGATCCCGGCTGGGGCGGTGTGACCGTGTTCATTGACCAGAACGACAACCAGACGCTGGACGCAGGCGAGCTGTCGACCACCACGGCGGGTGATGGCTCGTGGTCCTTCACGGGGCTGGATGCGTCCTATGCGGGTGGCGTCGTGATGGAGGAGGTGCCGGATGGCTCCTACCAGACCTACGGCAACGCGGGCTACACGGTGACGGGCACCTCTGGCGCGGATCAGTCGGGGCTGGATTTTGCCAATACGAAATACGGCAAGATCACCGTCAAGAAATACATCGACGCGGATGGCGACCTTGGCACGACTGGCGACCAGACGGTGAAAGCGGGCTGGAGCATCGGGTTGTTTGACGCGGATGGCGTGCAGATCGGTGCATCGGTGGATACGGATGCCAACGGCGTTGTTGTCTTCGATAACCTTGCCCCGGGCACCTATACGGTGAAGGAAGCAACGCCAGAGGGCTGGAAGGTTCTGGGCGATGCGGAAGTGACGCTGAGCGATCTGGAGTCGGGCTTCGACGAGACTGTGGACTTCTACAACTTCGAGCTCTTTGACCTGTCCGGCATGAAGTATGAGGACATGAACGGCGACGGCGACACGACCGGCGATGGCGGCTGGGGCGGTGTGACCGTGTTCATTGACCAGAACGACAACCAGACGCTGGACGAAGGCGAGCTGTCGACCACCACGGCGGGTAATGGCTCGTGGTCCTTCACGGGGCTGGATGCGTCCTATGCGGGTGGCGTCGTGATGGAGGAGGTGCCGGATGGCTCCTACCAGACGCTCGGCAACGCGGGCTACACGGTGACGGGCACCTCTGGCGCGGATCAGTCGGGGCTGGATTTTGCCAATACGCGCTATGGCTCCATCGAGG is a genomic window containing:
- a CDS encoding MFS transporter — protein: MPEKDYALGLRANLRPFAEQLLQVLFVGLTIGLQRTVIPALAESEFGVAQGSVTALMAFVVSFGVVKGAMNFVSGRLSERVGRRPVLIWGWLVALPIPFMILLAPSWGWIVAANVLLGVNQGFAWSMTVTAKMDIVTARERGLATGFNEFAGYSGVALAGLATAALASSFAPRMTLFVFGLTVILLALIAARLAFTETLPFARAEAARLSATPTATGSYAQGPANPTTAQIFALVTWRNRSFMALSQAGSVEKFVDALMWALVPAFLISKGASLIQIGWITGLYGLVWGASQLWTGPLSDRIGRKIPIVTGFFLCAAGVFAFPLLATVTAWAIAAVITGVGMALLYPTLIAAMGDLAHPAWRGSALGTYRFWRDLGYAIGALAIGLIADATGTLAAGFWFTGGAMVLSGLWVLTALKETHPRKTQ
- a CDS encoding 3-keto-5-aminohexanoate cleavage protein, which gives rise to MTTPCIICVAITGSLPHKSDNPAVPITVTEQVESTHAAYEAGASIVHAHVRNDDETPSSEPEKFARLMEGIHQHCPDMIIQFSTGGRSGAGKERGGMLPLAPDMASLSVGSVNFPTRTYDNPPDLVYWLAAEMQRYHVTPEIEAFDLSHIHQAVALHKAGKLYGQLYVQFVMGVKNAMPVDRPTFDFYIETLNRLAPGTPWCAAGIGRNQITLNEWAIVAGGHVRTGLEDNVRLDRTTLAPSNAALVARAAELCAAHDRPVATCKEARSLLGLRAS
- a CDS encoding HpcH/HpaI aldolase/citrate lyase family protein; the encoded protein is MELPKNAFKAALKAGEQQIGLWNTLGGNTVPEALAGIGYDWIVVDTEHAARGVMDVLPALQAMAAYPRTTPVVRVVENSAATIKRVLDFGAQTILVPYVQNAEEAEAAVQAVRYPPAGMRGVAGGTRAGRYGQIKDYHARANEEICLIVQVETLEAADHLEDIALTDGVDGVFIGPADLSASMGYPGQAGHPTVKEKIAELIGRLNAVKVPAGILATDPAYAKTCIELGTAFTAVGLDLPLMLNAARGLAAEFGRGPADGTA
- the ade gene encoding adenine deaminase, yielding MARLKDRIAQGRGDAPADLVLRGGRVFDLITGAFLEGDVAICGDTIVGTCGAYEGKEVVDVTGLTLVPGFIDTHLHVESSLITPFEFDRCVTPRGITTAICDPHEIANVIGTAGIRYFQEASQHLLMDLRVQLSSCVPSTDMETAGARIEAEDLAPLMGHPSGIGLAEFMNYPGVIHRDPAALAKLRLFEGGHVDGHCPMLSGKDLNAYIAAGISTEHEATTAEEAREKLQKGIRVLIREGSVSKDLEALAEVLTETTAPYMCLCTDDRNPLDIGEHGHLDYMIRRLIEKGVPPLAAYRAASLSAAEAFGLKDRGVIAPGKRADIVALGSLEACDAQMVFAGGVRADAAAFAAREVIPVVGRGSVHAPKVSAREFRHGGNHVDTDVIGVIEGKIITDHLYVDIEIEDGDKRPDRTRDLARIAVIERHGKNGNIATGFVRGFGIEDGAIASTVCHDHHNIACVGMNYDDMAVAANRLSEIEGGFVVVQNGMVLAELALPVAGLMSLESFEVVRERLVALRTGARRLGVRLEEPFLQLAFLALPVIPRLKITDRGMVDVMKFEIIG
- a CDS encoding ArsR/SmtB family transcription factor; translated protein: MSTGAKMALLEEYASIARVLGTPARLQMLEALAQTERGVEALAERTGLSVANCSQHLQQLRRAGLVTGRRDGKQVIYALADEAVLGVMAGLKVLATRNKQQVRDILAALVGDTGETEAVSRAWLEPRLADGRVTVLDVRPEDEFNAGHISGAYRLPPEQIEAAAAHLPKLVEEVIAYCRGPYCIYAEQAAAALRRTGIRARVMEGGFPEWRREGRPVTHEFDNAP
- the tal gene encoding transaldolase; this translates as MASSLSQLREMTTVVADTGDVDAIRALKPIDCTTNPSIILKALQSPAFEALVTKEIEAGKAAGKSPEDIAFALTIGVGTELAGLVPGKVSTEVDANLSFNTEASVAKARALVKAYEENGVGREKIFIKLASTWEGIRAAEILQGEGIECNLTLLFCMAQAVACADAGASLISPFVGRITDFYAARDGKTFGPDEDPGVLSVRSIYDYYKSNGINTIVMGASFRNIGQVKALAGCDRLTISPALLEELDAEDAPLERVLAPENASGVAKIPMSEADFRWALNADEMATEKLSGGIRQFDADHQKLLKLIAERLA
- a CDS encoding N-acetyltransferase family protein, whose product is MSGILIRDATEADIPALTVIHNWGVRETTALWTTQEVDAGERRAWLEERRRAGLPVLVAESEAGVFVGYAAYMPWRAKDGYRLTVEHSVYVSPGYAGKGIGRALMRELVERARAQGLHAMVGMIEAENAASIALHERFGFEIVGQMPQVGQKFGRWLNLTIMQLTLDGRETPETPL
- a CDS encoding SdrD B-like domain-containing protein — its product is MATDSTSEVILSDEELFRVSTDLEDYAPGSTAIITAEGVDVGGSVTFEVEHVTDAGEDGVYGTADDTTVDLGGDGHDSWTVVDGGEGDLDGEANGAIVTSWYVNPDDSLDETFLLSADDGTDVTYDSFTDSHTPELEAVVDNDPDADYLPLLNWNDHGTIGDAWFVQGHVHDTDSTGTGNILPFVRIQSTESEEGYNSSYRPTEFDEDTNDNWNHDLLLEQIPIVTGIDVDLDGIIDVAEGEAFYQFRLDLNEKNSTQGVHVSLDELQIYLGTSGGYHDFTIDEGFYNGDDTLDSLSVYNLDATFGEDVYILINDVEPGSGRSDMYFYLSVDDVAAATGGDDEWTHLYLYSKFGENHASDATFEEWSVSKWAAIDLEKYVSVDGQTSWHDADSATGPETYEGDDVWFKFTIENTGNVDLTNVSLTDDIFGELLPAGSVVGITGDTDSDGVLDFDETWELIYGPEDAILGQHVNIATVTASASGFDDLSDSDAAHYFGNPKVNIFGSKFEDDDGDGVQDAGEDAPATSFQMGLYIVTTAADGSESVSAVQATVWTDTNGDFAFNDLALLADNQEYRVRELGYEDAEGAFVAIDATESDWVATTANPVDIDPSANADGIYNISFGNFDLFDLSGTKYEDMDGDGDMTDVDPGWGGVTVFIDQNDNQTLDEGELSTTTAGNGSWSFTGLDASYAGGVVMEEVPDGSYQTYGNAGYTVTGTSGADQSGLDFANTKYGKITVKKYIDADGDLGTTGDQTVKAGWSIGLFDANDVQIGASVDTDANGVVVFDNLAPGTYTVKEATPEGWKVLGDAEVTLSDLESGFDETVDFYNFELFDLSGTKYEDMDGDGDMTDVDPGWGGVTVFIDQNDNQTLDAGELSTTTAGDGSWSFTGLDASYAGGVVMEEVPDGSYQTYGNAGYTVTGTSGADQSGLDFANTKYGKITVKKYIDADGDLGTTGDQTVKAGWSIGLFDADGVQIGASVDTDANGVVVFDNLAPGTYTVKEATPEGWKVLGDAEVTLSDLESGFDETVDFYNFELFDLSGMKYEDMNGDGDTTGDGGWGGVTVFIDQNDNQTLDEGELSTTTAGNGSWSFTGLDASYAGGVVMEEVPDGSYQTLGNAGYTVTGTSGADQSGLDFANTRYGSIEGYKFFDVSRDGTWDADESGALGWTIELYLDDGNGTFGAEDGAAVQTDVSDADGFWTFTGLEMGTYYVKEVLKSGWIQTTPEMNGDGYFKVVVDESGEVVISAVDQAGALPNDGLLYFGNDMIEGPGVRTPGFWKSDLGQTYWDGDDTNEGMVEGTGVDFQKEGDEFAENDLFELNYPAYFDGLDADGGINFTPDAGDLGAYPTYKEKGEDLPYLLVGDWDWSASETGDETVREYTLAEALIALEGGEDSKGKNTDYAKVSTVERDLIASWLNHMSGNAVDTEVEGQTIGYWIDQAILYVEHADGKTRKDGKTEWNDGVDIDGDDIIDTAAGSDIHTALDGWNNWGVLAGEQVTFDADDGQDLTSQAYYDAVA